One Pieris napi chromosome W, ilPieNapi1.2, whole genome shotgun sequence DNA segment encodes these proteins:
- the LOC125062003 gene encoding uncharacterized protein LOC125062003 — protein MPIGKLTEFNVRIGNWTLYIERAEMFFKMNEVKTDLWLPTLIAAMGDESYELLSNLTSPDLPSSKTYTEVVSVIKNHLQPKPSFISQRYHFRQRRQNAGESISQYISELKKMAKYCEFKTALEDNLRDQLICGLRSELIRQRLFAEENLVYGKAVTIACAMEAAEKDAAAVEQKTTGGVTDPGGGSETGSAASALNAVNAHSARRSGPGHWGHSELFSEGLGRFTGGVARLRVREGAVPVFCRARPVPYALRERLDDELEGMLRAGVIEPVESADWATPLVLVRKADNELRLQPD, from the exons ATGCCGATCGGGAAATTGACGGAATTTAATGTAAGGATTGGAAATTGGACTTTGTATATCGAAAGAGCGGAGATGTTCTTCAAAATGAATGAGGTCAAAACAGATTTGTGGCTACCCACTTTAATCGCGGCTATGGGAGATGAGTCTTatgaattattaagtaatttgaCTAGTCCAGATTTACCAAGCTCAAAAACCTACACAGAAGTCGTAAGCGTGATTAAAAACCATTTACAACCGAAACCATCATTTATATCGCAAAGGTATCATTTTCGACAGAGGCGACAAAATGCGGGTGAGTCGATATCGCAATATATCTCGGAGTTGAAGAAAATGGCCAAATATTGCGAATTTAAAACTGCTTTAGAAGATAACCTAAGAGATCAGCTGATTTGTGGGTTGCGGAGTGAATTAATCAGACAAAGGTTATTCGCGGAAGAGAATCTGGTGTATGGAAAAGCAGTAACCATAGCCTGTGCAATGGAAGCGGCAGAAAAAGATGCAGCGGCGGTGGAACAAAAGACGACGGGTGGCGTGACCGACCCGGGTGGCGGCAGCGAGACCGGCAGCGCGGCTAGTGCGCTGAACGCCGTGAACGCGCACTCCGCGCGGCGGAGCGGACCGGGCCACTGGGG GCATAGCGAGTTGTTTTCAGAGGGATTGGGCCGGTTCACGGGAGGGGTAGCCAGGCTGCGGGTGCGCGAGGGGGCGGTGCCGGTGTTCTGCCGCGCGCGGCCGGTGCCCTACGCGCTGCGCGAGCGGCTCGACGACGAGCTGGAGGGCATGCTGCGCGCCGGCGTCATCGAGCCGGTGGAGAGCGCGGACTGGGCGACTCCCCTCGTTCTTGTGCGTAAGGCTGACAATGAACTCC GCTTACAACCAGATTGA